From a region of the Desulfuromonas sp. KJ2020 genome:
- a CDS encoding branched-chain amino acid ABC transporter permease codes for MTFRQKFVYFVVLHRTGLWVGALTLALGLYPLVEKNPYTLGLTNLIAIYAIVVLGLNLFIGYAGQISLGHAAFFGLGAYGSAIGTATFGLPAWPTLVGVAALVALVALLVGVPALRLSGHYLAMATLGCNIVVHTVLLQWDTVTGGPSGFPGVAPLAIGPLVFDDEVRFHYLVWSFTLVALLLSLNLVRSGVGRGLAALAGEETAAAALGVDTRRAKVKVFVLSAVFASVAGSLFAHCYGFVSPDSFGIFTSTDMVIMVVVGGMGSIWGSLFGAGLITLLPEWIAALETYKDFVHGAVLILVLMFFPQGLVTGVIDQIRVRLALRRRHDAAA; via the coding sequence ATGACCTTCCGACAGAAATTCGTCTATTTTGTCGTTCTGCACCGCACCGGCCTGTGGGTGGGCGCCCTGACGCTGGCGCTGGGCCTCTATCCACTGGTGGAGAAGAACCCCTACACCCTCGGTCTGACCAACCTCATTGCCATCTACGCCATCGTCGTGCTCGGGCTCAACCTGTTTATCGGTTACGCCGGCCAGATTTCCCTCGGCCATGCCGCCTTTTTCGGTCTCGGCGCCTACGGTTCGGCCATCGGCACCGCCACCTTCGGCCTGCCGGCCTGGCCCACCCTGGTGGGGGTGGCGGCGCTGGTGGCGCTGGTGGCCCTGCTGGTGGGGGTGCCGGCGCTGCGCCTTTCCGGCCATTACCTGGCCATGGCCACCCTCGGCTGCAATATCGTCGTGCATACCGTTCTCCTGCAGTGGGACACCGTCACGGGCGGGCCGAGCGGCTTTCCCGGCGTGGCGCCGCTGGCCATCGGTCCCCTGGTGTTCGACGACGAGGTGCGTTTCCATTACCTGGTCTGGAGTTTCACCCTGGTCGCCCTGCTGCTGTCCCTCAATCTGGTGCGCAGCGGCGTCGGCCGAGGGCTGGCTGCCCTGGCCGGCGAAGAGACGGCCGCCGCCGCCCTGGGAGTCGACACCCGGCGGGCCAAGGTCAAGGTCTTTGTGCTGTCGGCGGTCTTCGCCTCGGTGGCGGGCAGCCTCTTTGCCCACTGCTACGGCTTCGTCAGCCCCGACTCCTTCGGGATCTTCACCTCGACCGATATGGTGATCATGGTGGTGGTCGGCGGCATGGGGTCCATTTGGGGCTCCCTTTTCGGGGCCGGCCTCATCACCCTGCTGCCCGAATGGATCGCCGCCCTGGAAACCTACAAGGATTTCGTGCACGGGGCCGTCCTCATCCTGGTGCTCATGTTCTTCCCCCAGGGGCTGGTCACGGGAGTCATCGACCAGATCCGTGTCCGATTGGCTTTGCGGAGGCGTCACGATGCTGCAGCTTGA
- a CDS encoding 2-oxoacid:acceptor oxidoreductase family protein gives MKQQIVVSGIGGQGVLFLTRVIAQVAVDRGLPVLTAETHGMAQRGGTVLSTIKVGPFASPLIRAGQADVALLLREDNLPVHKPLLKAEAALFINAAGAGEGVRLDADGLARELGNAVLSNLVLLGLAVRQGRLFCSAAECEAAIRTLAPPQFVAQNLAAFQRGLNAS, from the coding sequence ATGAAGCAGCAGATTGTTGTCAGCGGCATCGGCGGTCAGGGGGTCCTCTTCCTCACCCGCGTCATTGCCCAGGTGGCCGTCGATCGGGGGCTGCCCGTGCTGACGGCCGAGACCCACGGCATGGCCCAGCGCGGCGGCACCGTGCTGTCCACCATCAAGGTCGGCCCCTTCGCCAGCCCGTTGATCCGCGCCGGTCAGGCCGATGTCGCCCTGCTGTTGCGGGAAGACAATCTGCCGGTGCACAAGCCCCTTCTCAAGGCGGAGGCCGCCCTGTTCATCAATGCCGCCGGGGCCGGGGAAGGAGTGCGCCTGGACGCCGACGGCCTGGCGCGGGAGCTGGGCAACGCCGTGCTCTCCAACCTGGTGCTGCTTGGCCTGGCGGTGCGCCAGGGGAGGCTCTTCTGCAGCGCCGCTGAGTGCGAGGCCGCCATCCGCACCTTGGCCCCGCCGCAGTTCGTCGCGCAGAATCTGGCCGCTTTTCAGCGGGGCCTGAACGCTTCCTAA
- a CDS encoding thiamine pyrophosphate-dependent enzyme, which translates to MENQVQLLMGNEAIGRGLLEAGCQVAAAYPGTPSTEVLQAVIDRQHEAVEPLHIEWSVNEKIAFEVALAASYTGKRAAAVMKQVGLNVAADAFMRTAYLGVKGGLVAIVADDPGPHSSQNEQDTRLFCLSARVPVLDPSTPAEAKAMVAEAFQLSEEYEVPVVLRPTTRICHSRQNVALAEPVALGRRAAFQKDPARWAATPAFLPALHRQLNDKLEQIARDPRFQPKLTVGDDSLARTALVASGIVYGHLVDLLDELGLSGRYDLFQVTMPYPLSPLFIEQLHTGYDRVLVLEETYPVIEMQLAHAGAVGRHSGAIPREGEMTPDLVHRALADFLGLPQPAALAKAAPGRRPSLCAGCPHRTSFYAIKKTFPKGIYPSDIGCYTLGINLKAVDTAHCMGACISQGAGFYQAYAQDGDFPTVVVTIGDSTFFHAGLPALVNAVIQQARIIVVILDNATAAMTGGQPVPHLGWAAGGRPTRAVAIEPLVRAAGVDFLEVCDPYDQEQLEGLLRQADDHIRSPQGGVAVIISRHGCLMDKAVLKAQARFAVTINDACVGCRKCVDQFECPAMSMDEVGGRALIDQDRCVGCGTCIPVCPVKAIIKEAQA; encoded by the coding sequence ATGGAAAATCAGGTTCAACTTCTGATGGGAAATGAGGCCATCGGCCGTGGTCTCCTCGAAGCGGGCTGCCAGGTGGCCGCCGCCTATCCGGGGACGCCGTCGACGGAGGTGCTGCAGGCGGTCATCGACCGCCAGCACGAGGCGGTGGAGCCCTTGCATATCGAATGGTCCGTCAACGAGAAGATCGCCTTCGAGGTCGCCCTGGCCGCCAGCTACACCGGCAAGCGGGCGGCGGCGGTCATGAAGCAGGTGGGGCTCAACGTCGCTGCCGACGCCTTCATGCGCACGGCCTATCTCGGCGTCAAAGGGGGCCTGGTGGCCATTGTGGCGGACGATCCCGGCCCGCACAGTTCGCAGAACGAACAGGATACCCGCCTTTTCTGTCTGTCCGCGCGGGTGCCGGTACTCGATCCGTCTACCCCGGCCGAAGCCAAGGCCATGGTGGCCGAGGCGTTCCAGTTGTCCGAAGAGTACGAAGTGCCGGTCGTACTACGGCCAACAACCCGCATCTGTCATTCGCGGCAGAACGTCGCTCTGGCGGAACCCGTCGCCCTGGGCCGCCGGGCCGCCTTTCAGAAGGATCCGGCCCGCTGGGCCGCCACGCCGGCCTTTTTGCCGGCCCTGCACCGCCAGCTCAATGACAAGCTGGAGCAGATCGCGCGGGATCCGCGCTTCCAGCCGAAATTGACCGTCGGGGATGACAGTCTGGCGCGCACGGCCCTGGTGGCTTCGGGCATCGTCTACGGGCATCTCGTCGACCTCCTGGACGAGTTGGGCCTGAGCGGCCGTTACGACCTCTTCCAGGTGACCATGCCTTATCCGTTGAGTCCGCTCTTTATCGAACAGCTGCACACCGGCTACGACCGGGTTCTGGTGCTGGAGGAGACCTACCCGGTCATCGAGATGCAGCTGGCCCATGCCGGCGCGGTCGGCCGCCACAGCGGCGCCATCCCTCGCGAAGGGGAAATGACGCCGGACCTGGTGCATCGCGCCCTGGCCGACTTCCTCGGTCTGCCGCAACCGGCGGCCCTGGCCAAGGCGGCGCCCGGACGGCGGCCTTCCCTCTGCGCCGGCTGTCCGCATCGCACTTCTTTCTACGCCATCAAGAAGACCTTCCCCAAGGGCATCTATCCCTCGGATATCGGCTGCTACACCCTCGGCATCAATTTGAAGGCCGTGGACACCGCCCACTGCATGGGGGCCTGCATCAGCCAGGGGGCCGGCTTCTATCAGGCCTATGCCCAGGATGGCGATTTTCCCACCGTCGTGGTGACCATCGGCGATTCGACCTTTTTCCATGCCGGTCTGCCGGCCCTGGTCAACGCCGTCATCCAGCAGGCGCGTATTATCGTCGTTATCCTCGACAACGCCACCGCCGCCATGACCGGCGGCCAGCCCGTTCCGCACCTGGGCTGGGCGGCCGGGGGGCGGCCGACCCGGGCGGTGGCCATCGAACCGCTGGTGCGGGCGGCAGGGGTGGACTTTCTTGAAGTTTGCGACCCCTACGATCAGGAACAGCTGGAGGGACTTTTGCGCCAGGCCGATGACCATATCCGCAGTCCGCAGGGCGGGGTGGCGGTGATCATCTCCCGACACGGCTGCCTTATGGACAAGGCGGTGCTCAAGGCGCAGGCCCGTTTCGCCGTGACCATCAACGACGCCTGCGTCGGCTGCCGCAAATGTGTCGACCAGTTCGAGTGTCCGGCCATGTCCATGGATGAAGTGGGGGGGCGCGCCCTCATCGATCAGGATCGCTGCGTCGGCTGCGGCACCTGCATTCCCGTCTGCCCGGTCAAGGCGATCATCAAGGAGGCCCAGGCATGA
- a CDS encoding branched-chain amino acid ABC transporter permease, with product MQFVFSGLTSGAIYALIALGFSVVNNTMGIVNFVQVDFVTLGGMLMFSALFALGLPMMPGLLLAVAGVALVAMLVERFGLRPSRSDHHLVLIFLTVGLSIILRGIMKLVWGKNRMALPPLSPDRPIEILGATVLPQALWIFGLTLAAIVLLSWFFYRTPLGLAMRAVASNPTAAEVVGIPSGRVRATSFALAGALGGLAGVLVTPITTLNYDVGVLLGLKGFAAAILGGFGSFPGAIAGGLTLGLLESLSAGYLSSAYKDVVAFVVLLLVLFVRPKGLLGK from the coding sequence ATGCAATTTGTCTTTTCAGGGCTGACCAGCGGCGCCATCTATGCGCTCATCGCCCTGGGATTTTCCGTGGTCAACAATACCATGGGGATCGTCAACTTCGTGCAGGTCGACTTCGTCACCCTGGGGGGGATGCTGATGTTCTCCGCCCTCTTCGCCTTGGGCCTGCCCATGATGCCGGGCCTGCTGCTGGCCGTGGCCGGGGTGGCGCTGGTGGCCATGCTGGTGGAGCGTTTCGGTCTGCGCCCCTCGCGTTCGGATCACCATCTGGTGCTGATTTTTCTCACCGTTGGCCTCTCCATCATCCTGCGAGGGATCATGAAGCTGGTGTGGGGCAAGAATCGCATGGCTCTGCCGCCCCTTTCCCCCGACCGCCCCATCGAGATCCTGGGGGCCACGGTGCTGCCGCAGGCTTTGTGGATCTTTGGGCTGACCCTGGCGGCCATCGTCCTGCTCAGCTGGTTCTTTTATCGCACCCCCCTGGGGCTGGCCATGCGGGCCGTCGCCTCCAACCCCACCGCCGCCGAGGTCGTGGGCATCCCCTCCGGCCGGGTGCGGGCCACCAGCTTCGCTCTGGCCGGCGCTCTCGGCGGTCTGGCCGGGGTGCTGGTCACCCCCATCACCACCCTCAATTACGATGTGGGGGTGCTGCTCGGCCTCAAGGGGTTCGCTGCCGCCATCCTCGGCGGTTTCGGCTCCTTTCCGGGAGCCATTGCCGGCGGACTTACCCTGGGACTGCTCGAGTCCCTCTCCGCCGGTTATCTCTCCAGCGCCTATAAGGACGTGGTCGCCTTCGTGGTGCTGCTGCTGGTGTTGTTCGTCAGGCCCAAAGGCCTGTTGGGAAAATAA
- a CDS encoding fatty acid--CoA ligase, which translates to MSAPVIPRTESAYAYPLLIKNLLQTPLVTNPEQEIVYRDLLRYDYRTLHQRICRLAHALKKLGVKPGDTVAVMDYDSHRYLECFFAVPMIGAVLHTVNIRLSPDQILFTIDHAEDDVLLIHSDFLPILEQIKGRIDTVKNFVLLQDGAETPASQVAFAGEYENLLQACPTHYDFPDFDENTRATTFYTTGTTGLPKGVYFSHRQLVLHTFGVLAAIGTPASQGRFHQQDVYMPITPMFHVHAWGLPYVATALGVKQVYPGRYVPDHLLELIDRERVTFSHCVPTILHMLLKSPLIDQIDLSHWKVVIGGAALPKSLCLAAMAKGIDLFTGYGMSETCPILTISHLTPEMLELPAEQQAEVRCKTGRPMPLVDIRLVDDQMRDVPADSASGGEIVVRAPWLTQGYLKDHKNSEHLWRGGYLHTGDVAVRDARGYLKITDRTKDVIKSGGEWISSLEIEDIIAHHPAVSEVAVIGQPDDKWGERPLALVVLKPEAEGKTSEKELVAHARNYADTGMLSKTIVLLRVRFVDAIDKTSVGKISKTTLREKYL; encoded by the coding sequence ATGAGCGCCCCTGTCATCCCCCGCACTGAATCGGCTTATGCCTACCCCCTGCTCATCAAGAACCTGCTGCAAACCCCGCTGGTCACTAATCCCGAGCAGGAGATCGTCTACCGCGACCTGCTGCGCTACGACTACCGCACCCTGCATCAGCGCATCTGCCGCCTGGCCCACGCGCTGAAGAAGCTGGGGGTCAAGCCCGGCGACACGGTGGCGGTCATGGACTACGACAGCCATCGCTACCTCGAATGCTTCTTTGCCGTGCCGATGATCGGCGCCGTGCTGCACACGGTCAACATCCGCCTGTCGCCGGACCAGATTCTCTTTACCATCGACCACGCCGAAGACGATGTGCTGCTCATCCACAGCGACTTCCTGCCCATCCTCGAACAGATCAAGGGGCGCATCGACACGGTGAAAAACTTCGTCCTGCTGCAGGACGGCGCCGAGACGCCCGCCTCCCAGGTCGCCTTCGCCGGCGAGTACGAAAACCTGCTGCAGGCCTGTCCGACCCATTACGATTTTCCTGACTTCGACGAAAACACCCGTGCCACCACCTTCTACACCACGGGCACCACCGGCCTGCCCAAGGGGGTCTACTTCAGCCACCGCCAGCTGGTCCTGCACACCTTTGGCGTCCTGGCCGCCATCGGCACCCCGGCCAGCCAGGGGCGTTTTCACCAACAGGACGTCTACATGCCCATCACCCCCATGTTTCACGTCCACGCCTGGGGCCTCCCCTACGTCGCCACGGCTCTGGGAGTGAAGCAGGTCTACCCCGGCCGCTACGTCCCCGATCATCTGCTCGAACTCATCGACCGGGAAAGGGTCACCTTCTCCCACTGCGTCCCCACCATCCTGCACATGCTGCTCAAAAGCCCACTCATTGACCAAATCGACCTGTCCCACTGGAAGGTGGTCATCGGCGGCGCCGCCCTGCCCAAGTCCCTCTGCCTGGCGGCGATGGCCAAAGGCATCGATCTCTTCACCGGCTACGGCATGTCGGAGACCTGCCCCATACTCACCATCTCCCACCTGACCCCGGAAATGCTCGAACTCCCGGCCGAACAGCAGGCGGAAGTCCGCTGCAAGACCGGCCGGCCCATGCCGCTGGTCGATATCCGCCTGGTCGATGATCAGATGCGGGACGTGCCGGCGGACAGCGCCAGCGGCGGCGAGATCGTCGTGCGCGCCCCCTGGCTGACGCAGGGCTACCTCAAGGATCACAAGAACTCCGAGCACCTCTGGCGCGGCGGCTACCTGCACACCGGTGACGTGGCCGTGCGTGACGCCCGCGGCTACCTCAAGATCACCGACCGCACCAAGGACGTCATCAAGTCCGGCGGCGAGTGGATATCCTCCCTGGAGATCGAGGACATTATCGCGCACCATCCCGCCGTCAGCGAGGTGGCGGTCATCGGTCAGCCCGACGACAAGTGGGGGGAGCGCCCCCTGGCCCTGGTCGTGCTCAAACCCGAGGCCGAGGGGAAGACCTCCGAGAAGGAGCTGGTCGCCCATGCCCGCAACTACGCCGACACGGGGATGCTGTCCAAAACCATCGTCCTGTTGCGGGTGCGTTTCGTCGACGCCATCGACAAGACCAGCGTCGGCAAGATCAGCAAGACCACCCTGCGGGAAAAATACCTCTAA
- the aroC gene encoding chorismate synthase: protein MSSQFGTLFRISTFGESHCPGVGVVVDGCPPNMALCEADIQAQLDRRRPGQSALTTPRDEKDQVAILSGVEGGRTLGTPICLLVVNKDFRPGDYTETDAVPRPSHADYTYQMKYGVRAASGGGRASARETIGRVAAGALAEKYLREEYGIDIVAWVSAIGNEQAPTVDMDRISRAQVDGSAVRCPDAEAAKRMEAAILAAREQQDSIGGVITCVCRQVPAGLGEPVFDKLEAALAAAMLSIPASKGFDIGSGFDGARMLGSQHNDPFVAKGERLGTLTNHSGGVQGGISNGEPIYFRVAFKPTATIGQPQCTADFSGREVELKARGRHDPCVVPRAVPIIESMAALVLMDLLLQQKTRRPLR from the coding sequence ATGTCGAGTCAATTCGGAACGCTTTTCAGGATTTCAACCTTTGGTGAATCCCACTGCCCGGGAGTAGGGGTGGTGGTGGATGGCTGCCCCCCGAATATGGCACTGTGCGAAGCCGATATCCAGGCGCAGCTTGACCGGCGTCGACCGGGGCAGAGCGCGCTGACGACCCCTCGGGACGAGAAGGATCAGGTCGCCATCCTCTCCGGCGTTGAGGGGGGTCGCACCCTCGGCACCCCCATCTGCCTGCTGGTGGTCAACAAGGACTTCCGGCCGGGAGATTACACGGAGACGGACGCTGTGCCCCGACCCTCCCATGCCGACTACACCTATCAGATGAAGTACGGCGTCCGCGCTGCCAGCGGTGGCGGCAGGGCCAGCGCCCGCGAGACCATCGGCCGGGTGGCCGCCGGCGCCCTGGCCGAAAAATATCTGCGCGAAGAGTATGGCATCGACATCGTCGCCTGGGTCAGCGCCATCGGCAACGAGCAAGCCCCGACAGTGGATATGGACCGTATCAGCCGCGCCCAGGTCGATGGTTCCGCCGTCCGCTGCCCTGACGCGGAAGCAGCCAAACGCATGGAGGCGGCCATTCTGGCGGCGCGGGAGCAGCAGGATTCCATCGGCGGCGTCATCACCTGCGTCTGCCGGCAGGTGCCCGCCGGTCTGGGCGAGCCGGTCTTTGACAAGCTTGAGGCCGCTCTGGCGGCGGCCATGCTCTCCATTCCGGCCAGCAAAGGTTTCGATATCGGCTCCGGTTTCGATGGAGCCCGTATGCTCGGTTCCCAGCACAACGATCCTTTTGTGGCCAAGGGGGAGCGCCTCGGCACCCTCACCAACCATAGCGGCGGCGTGCAGGGCGGCATCTCCAACGGCGAACCCATCTATTTCCGCGTGGCCTTCAAGCCGACGGCGACCATCGGCCAGCCTCAGTGCACCGCCGATTTTTCTGGCCGCGAGGTCGAACTCAAGGCCCGCGGCCGCCACGATCCCTGCGTGGTCCCCCGCGCCGTGCCCATCATCGAGAGCATGGCAGCGCTGGTCCTTATGGATCTGCTGCTGCAGCAGAAGACGCGCCGGCCACTACGCTGA
- a CDS encoding GSU3128 family (seleno)protein: MKIRKKILDYEYEEVIDVKHRELIRVACAVAVGCPDULKKHFAVAKEAGASEAELKEAMAYGIIAPSGRAKNFTLRMQEELEF; this comes from the coding sequence ATGAAAATCCGCAAAAAGATTCTCGACTATGAGTACGAAGAAGTCATCGACGTCAAGCACCGCGAACTGATCCGGGTGGCCTGCGCCGTCGCCGTCGGCTGCCCCGACTGACTGAAAAAGCACTTCGCGGTCGCGAAGGAAGCAGGAGCCAGCGAGGCGGAACTCAAGGAGGCCATGGCCTACGGCATCATCGCGCCATCAGGGCGAGCCAAGAACTTCACCCTGCGCATGCAGGAAGAACTCGAATTCTAA